The Niastella koreensis GR20-10 genome includes a window with the following:
- a CDS encoding single-stranded DNA-binding protein encodes MIKLQVIGNLGKDCVTNNVNGKTVMNFTVAHTERFRDAQGNQKDKTIWVDCAYWSDRTGIAPYLRKGTQVYVEGNPEVRTFTKQDGTYGASLTLRVLTIQLLGGRPEGTGGGDYSGGNSSFAAPAAPKTQANSGGGGYNEPVDDLPF; translated from the coding sequence ATGATTAAGTTACAAGTAATCGGCAACCTGGGTAAAGATTGTGTTACCAACAATGTGAATGGTAAAACAGTAATGAACTTTACGGTGGCACACACAGAAAGATTCCGTGATGCCCAGGGTAACCAGAAAGACAAGACCATTTGGGTGGATTGTGCTTACTGGAGTGACCGTACGGGTATTGCGCCTTACCTGCGCAAAGGCACCCAGGTGTATGTGGAAGGGAACCCCGAGGTAAGAACTTTTACAAAACAAGATGGCACATATGGCGCTTCGCTCACTTTGCGGGTGCTTACTATACAATTATTAGGCGGTCGCCCAGAGGGCACTGGCGGTGGTGATTACAGCGGTGGCAATTCTTCTTTTGCTGCTCCCGCTGCTCCCAAAACACAAGCTAATTCCGGTGGCGGTGGTTATAATGAGCCGGTTGATGATTTACCGTTCTAA
- a CDS encoding alpha/beta hydrolase, which translates to MKKLLSLSVTLICFALITCAQTVMPLYPDSIPNSKPVPDEEKADTNASGRIMISKVSRPTLTVYLPPKEKANGAAVIVIPGGGYRNVAAVHEGSEVAQRFNEMGVTAFVLKYRLPSDVTMVNKEIGPVQDAQRAIQVVRERAKEWGIDKNRVGIIGFSAGGHLASTAGTHFNHAYIDAGKKANLRPDFMILVYPVISFADSICHMGSRENLIGKDPSPQKKEEYSNELQVTKKTPPTYLVHAEDDSTVKVQNMLLFATALQKNKVPFDFYLYEKGGHGFGLVNKTSEVKWMDLVQEWMTKSGWMK; encoded by the coding sequence ATGAAAAAACTACTCTCGCTTTCTGTAACCTTAATTTGCTTTGCTTTGATCACTTGCGCCCAAACCGTAATGCCGCTATATCCCGATTCCATCCCCAATTCAAAACCGGTACCCGATGAAGAAAAGGCAGATACCAATGCCTCGGGCAGGATCATGATCAGTAAGGTCAGCCGGCCTACGCTGACGGTGTATCTTCCGCCAAAAGAAAAAGCCAATGGCGCCGCCGTAATTGTAATACCTGGCGGTGGTTATCGCAATGTGGCTGCCGTGCATGAAGGCAGCGAGGTGGCACAGCGCTTTAACGAGATGGGCGTAACTGCCTTTGTATTAAAATACAGACTGCCCAGCGATGTAACCATGGTAAATAAGGAAATAGGACCTGTGCAGGATGCACAACGGGCCATTCAGGTGGTACGGGAACGGGCCAAAGAGTGGGGCATAGATAAGAACCGCGTTGGCATTATTGGGTTTTCGGCAGGCGGGCACCTGGCGTCTACCGCTGGTACGCATTTTAATCACGCGTACATCGATGCCGGTAAGAAAGCCAATCTGCGCCCTGATTTTATGATCCTGGTTTACCCTGTTATTAGTTTTGCCGATAGCATTTGCCATATGGGCTCGCGGGAAAATTTAATTGGTAAAGACCCATCGCCCCAAAAGAAAGAAGAGTACTCCAATGAATTGCAGGTAACTAAAAAAACACCGCCTACCTACCTGGTGCATGCCGAGGACGACAGCACGGTAAAAGTGCAGAATATGCTGTTGTTTGCTACCGCCCTGCAAAAGAATAAGGTACCGTTTGATTTTTACCTGTACGAAAAAGGCGGTCATGGTTTTGGGCTGGTCAATAAAACAAGTGAAGTGAAATGGATGGATCTGGTGCAGGAATGGATGACGAAGAGCGGGTGGATGAAATGA
- a CDS encoding Ldh family oxidoreductase, whose protein sequence is MAEIIYSYQQLFDFTEKIFQHIGCPSEQAALATEVLLNADLRGIDSHGVARLSGYVRLWEAKRVNAKPNIRIIHETPSTAVVDGDSGLGLVVAPFAMQVAIEKAKKVGTGWVSVQNSNHFGIAGYHAMMALEYEMIGMAMTNASPLVAPTFSTERLLGTNPICVSIPAGEEPAFVADLATTTAANGKLEILQRKNMEAPQGWIQDKEGHSSTNAHELKTGGALLPLGGDREHGSHKGYALGAIVDIFSAVLSGANYGPWVPPFPAYVPMPTGMPGKGIGHFFGAMRVDAFRPAADFKQHMDNWIRRFRSAKTVAGEEKVIIPGDPEREMEAIRMKEGIPILDVVVNDLNAVGEKFGVKL, encoded by the coding sequence ATGGCAGAAATAATATACTCGTACCAACAATTATTCGATTTTACCGAAAAGATCTTTCAACATATAGGATGTCCCTCAGAACAGGCCGCACTGGCCACAGAAGTGCTGTTAAATGCCGACCTGCGGGGTATTGACTCGCATGGTGTGGCCCGCCTCAGCGGTTATGTGCGTTTGTGGGAAGCCAAACGGGTAAACGCCAAACCCAATATCCGCATCATTCACGAAACACCTTCCACCGCCGTGGTTGATGGCGATAGCGGATTGGGCCTGGTAGTGGCGCCCTTTGCCATGCAGGTAGCTATTGAAAAAGCAAAAAAAGTAGGCACTGGCTGGGTAAGTGTGCAGAACAGCAATCACTTTGGAATTGCCGGGTATCACGCCATGATGGCCCTTGAATATGAGATGATCGGCATGGCCATGACCAATGCCAGTCCGCTGGTAGCACCCACGTTCTCAACAGAGCGTTTATTAGGCACCAATCCTATTTGTGTAAGCATACCAGCCGGGGAAGAACCCGCATTTGTGGCCGACCTGGCGACTACCACTGCCGCCAATGGCAAACTGGAGATCTTACAACGTAAAAATATGGAAGCTCCGCAAGGTTGGATCCAGGATAAAGAAGGCCACTCTTCCACCAACGCCCATGAATTAAAAACCGGCGGCGCCTTACTGCCACTGGGTGGCGATCGCGAACATGGCAGCCATAAAGGCTATGCCCTGGGCGCCATTGTAGATATATTCTCCGCGGTGCTAAGCGGCGCCAATTATGGTCCCTGGGTGCCTCCCTTCCCGGCTTATGTGCCCATGCCTACCGGCATGCCCGGCAAAGGCATTGGTCATTTCTTTGGCGCCATGCGGGTAGATGCCTTCCGCCCTGCCGCCGATTTCAAACAACATATGGACAACTGGATCCGCCGTTTTCGCAGTGCCAAAACTGTTGCCGGCGAGGAGAAAGTGATTATCCCCGGCGATCCCGAACGCGAAATGGAAGCCATCAGGATGAAGGAAGGAATTCCTATACTTGATGTGGTAGTAAATGACCTGAATGCCGTGGGAGAAAAGTTTGGCGTAAAGTTGTAA
- a CDS encoding M14 family metallopeptidase: MRKPDSCNRVLTIVVCLLFIFYSVPAQDLSYYLPDSVTYNPAIPKPKDIIYHEPGEWHVTHDRLVNYMQAIAKAAPDRVKLELMGFTYESRPQVLLIITSPQNHQRLEEIRQQHVQLNDPAKSASLDIEHMPIVIYIGHSIHGNESSGANAALVSAYYLAAAQGKQIDELLQNVVILFDPSFNPDGLQRFSTWVNQHKSKNLVTDPDSREFNEVWPGGRFNHYWFDLNRDWLPLVHVESRNRLQWFYKWRPNILTDHHEQGSNATFFFQPGVPSRVNPLTPEDNQALTGKLAKYHAAFLDRIGSFYFTKENYDDFYYGKGSTFPDINGAIGILFEQASSRGHAQKTENGILRFPFTIKNQFTTTLSTLEGAKALRKEFLTYQRDFYKHVQTEAAAAPVKGYVFGSPRDKSKTALFIDMLRRQQIDVYELNSSLQADGFSFEKGTSFVVPANQNQYKVIRAIFDKTLSYKDSLFYDITAWTMPLAFGLTYAELNAARFSNALLGNKVEKAVAPTGAVAGGKSNYAYLFEWDEYYAPRALYALQEAGIATRVSAGNFEIPVNSGTHKFSYGAICIPVKSQTLDADTLYELVKTTVEQNGITAYALQTGNATSGSDLGSAKMRPVAEPSIAMLTGMGVNATDAGEIWFMLDQQFNIPSTHLEVPVFNRCDLNKYNTLIMVGAMSGAAYNNLDKEKLRNWIQAGGTLIVTEEAVQWAAQNGLTNITFKKPKEDTTKQIAYAERENRIGAQKMNGAIFRASIDLSHPLAYGYNYPFVDLFKANSVYPERNKNPYSNPLVYGDKPLQSGFVTKENYDAIKNSAAVLVNTLGNGRVISIADNPNFRAFWLGGTKLFMNAIFFGRTIEPGSGRNAE; encoded by the coding sequence ATGAGAAAGCCTGATTCATGCAATCGTGTATTAACGATTGTAGTCTGTCTATTGTTCATTTTTTATTCCGTACCCGCCCAGGACCTGAGTTATTATTTACCTGACAGCGTTACTTATAATCCTGCCATTCCAAAACCCAAAGACATCATTTATCACGAACCGGGTGAGTGGCATGTTACCCACGACCGGCTGGTAAATTATATGCAGGCCATTGCCAAAGCGGCGCCCGACCGGGTAAAGCTGGAACTAATGGGTTTTACCTATGAGAGCCGTCCGCAGGTATTGCTCATCATTACCTCGCCGCAAAATCACCAGCGGCTTGAAGAAATCCGCCAGCAACATGTACAATTAAACGATCCCGCCAAATCGGCTTCACTCGATATAGAGCATATGCCCATAGTGATATACATTGGCCACTCCATTCATGGCAATGAAAGCAGCGGGGCTAATGCCGCCCTGGTAAGCGCTTATTACCTGGCAGCCGCCCAGGGAAAACAAATTGATGAGTTGCTGCAGAACGTGGTGATCCTTTTTGACCCTTCCTTTAACCCCGATGGCCTGCAACGTTTTTCCACCTGGGTAAACCAGCATAAAAGCAAGAACCTGGTAACTGACCCGGACAGCCGCGAATTTAATGAAGTGTGGCCCGGTGGCCGGTTCAATCATTACTGGTTCGATCTTAACCGCGACTGGCTGCCCCTGGTGCATGTGGAAAGCCGCAACCGCCTGCAGTGGTTCTATAAATGGCGCCCTAATATTTTAACCGATCACCACGAACAGGGCAGCAATGCCACGTTCTTTTTTCAGCCCGGTGTACCATCGCGGGTAAACCCGTTAACGCCCGAAGACAACCAGGCACTTACCGGCAAACTGGCGAAGTATCATGCGGCCTTTCTCGACCGTATTGGTTCGTTCTACTTCACCAAAGAGAATTACGACGATTTCTATTATGGTAAGGGTTCTACCTTTCCCGATATCAATGGCGCCATTGGTATTTTGTTTGAGCAGGCTTCCAGCCGCGGGCATGCGCAAAAAACCGAGAATGGTATTCTGCGTTTTCCGTTCACCATCAAAAACCAATTCACCACTACCCTCTCCACCCTGGAAGGCGCCAAAGCCCTGCGAAAAGAATTTCTAACTTACCAGCGTGATTTTTATAAGCATGTGCAAACAGAAGCTGCTGCAGCGCCGGTAAAAGGGTATGTATTTGGCAGCCCACGCGACAAAAGCAAAACCGCCCTGTTTATTGATATGCTTCGCCGCCAGCAGATAGATGTATATGAGCTGAACAGTTCCCTGCAGGCAGATGGATTTTCTTTCGAAAAAGGAACCTCCTTTGTAGTACCTGCCAATCAAAACCAGTACAAAGTGATCCGGGCCATTTTTGATAAAACGCTTTCTTATAAAGACAGTTTGTTTTATGACATTACCGCCTGGACGATGCCGCTTGCGTTTGGCTTGACCTATGCTGAGTTGAATGCTGCCCGTTTTTCCAATGCGCTCCTGGGCAATAAAGTAGAGAAGGCTGTTGCGCCAACGGGTGCAGTAGCAGGCGGTAAAAGCAATTACGCTTACCTGTTTGAATGGGATGAATATTATGCACCCCGCGCCCTGTACGCCCTGCAGGAAGCAGGTATTGCTACACGCGTCAGCGCCGGCAATTTTGAAATTCCCGTTAACAGCGGTACCCATAAATTTAGTTATGGCGCCATTTGTATTCCGGTAAAATCGCAAACCCTGGATGCTGATACATTATACGAGCTGGTAAAAACCACTGTTGAACAAAATGGAATTACTGCCTATGCACTGCAAACCGGCAATGCCACCAGTGGCAGCGACCTGGGCAGCGCTAAAATGCGGCCAGTGGCGGAACCTTCCATCGCCATGCTCACCGGCATGGGGGTGAATGCTACTGATGCCGGCGAGATCTGGTTTATGCTCGATCAGCAGTTCAACATACCCAGTACTCATTTGGAAGTGCCGGTATTCAACCGCTGTGATCTGAACAAATACAACACCCTGATTATGGTAGGCGCCATGTCTGGCGCCGCGTACAATAATCTCGATAAGGAAAAGCTGCGCAACTGGATCCAGGCCGGCGGTACCTTAATTGTTACTGAAGAAGCGGTACAGTGGGCTGCCCAAAACGGCCTCACCAATATTACTTTCAAGAAACCCAAAGAAGATACCACCAAACAGATTGCTTATGCCGAACGCGAGAACCGCATCGGGGCGCAAAAAATGAATGGCGCCATCTTCAGGGCTTCCATCGATTTGTCGCACCCGTTGGCTTACGGCTATAACTATCCGTTTGTTGACCTGTTCAAAGCCAATTCGGTTTACCCGGAACGAAATAAAAATCCCTATAGCAACCCATTGGTGTATGGCGATAAACCCCTGCAAAGTGGCTTTGTGACAAAAGAAAATTATGACGCCATTAAAAACTCCGCAGCCGTGCTGGTGAACACGCTGGGCAATGGCCGCGTGATTTCCATTGCCGACAATCCCAACTTCAGGGCCTTTTGGCTGGGCGGCACCAAATTATTCATGAATGCCATTTTCTTTGGACGAACCATTGAACCGGGCTCAGGGCGGAATGCAGAATAA
- a CDS encoding YCF48-related protein has protein sequence MKTIFYKKLQAFACLMVILLSSLVTTGQWTSVNTGAPGTAFLAGVQFIDANTGWFVGQNGLIRKTTDGGTSWTTQASGTTNQFYSLKFVNSTTGWAAGVGGIIRKTADGTTWTSQTSGVTSDLYRSDFLDVNTGWIVGKSGVIRKTVNGGTNWNAQTSGVTTDLYDIKFTDANTGWTVGANGVIRKTTNAGGTWTAQTSGTSQTLYSIFMLNSTTGWAAGTTGTILKTTNGGTTWTVQTTPTTDPLFCIWFSSANNGFAIGNNGTIMITQDGGTTWGYQTSNNGVIMYTIFMLSSTQGWIVGDNGTMLKTINAGGYTWTALNSGSTTITWRDIFFTNTSTGWICGDGGNIRKSTNSGNTWTSQSSGTTNNLWSLQFVNASSGWAIGASGTICTTSNGGTNWATQTSGTSNTLHGVYMQSISLGWAAGDNGTILKYNGTSWSALPSGVTNNLYDVQFIDANTGWAVGFGGTILKTTNGGSSWTAQSSGTTTNLLGSYFVDANTGFVVGENGVMRKTINGGSTWTSLGSGTTNHLNDVMFVDANNGYTVGVNKTIRYTADGGVTWTTQASSNPSEIRSVYFVNSNMGWTVGLNGEVQTYLLVTLPLHISSIEAASTDCSTARLQWQTTGDAAADRYEVEWSADGNNWQNIGVVKATASPSHSFTYGGLISGNNLFRLKLVENNGSFMYSKLLTVSANCLATATVATYPNPTHGAVILSLKDASLVGTTARLVSSQGHILKQFTINSVKEVLYLTGLPNGTYFLTTANKQSCRIIKQ, from the coding sequence ATGAAAACGATATTTTATAAGAAGCTCCAGGCATTTGCATGCCTGATGGTAATCCTTTTATCATCCCTGGTCACTACAGGCCAATGGACATCTGTAAATACCGGCGCTCCCGGAACCGCCTTTCTGGCCGGCGTTCAATTTATTGACGCTAACACAGGCTGGTTTGTTGGTCAAAACGGTCTTATTCGTAAAACCACCGATGGGGGCACAAGCTGGACAACCCAGGCCTCCGGTACAACCAACCAGTTTTACAGCCTCAAATTTGTCAATAGTACCACAGGTTGGGCTGCAGGTGTGGGCGGCATTATACGTAAAACCGCAGACGGCACTACCTGGACCTCCCAAACAAGTGGTGTAACCTCTGACCTGTACAGAAGTGATTTCCTGGATGTAAATACGGGCTGGATAGTTGGTAAAAGCGGTGTTATTCGTAAAACCGTTAATGGTGGTACCAACTGGAATGCGCAGACAAGTGGTGTAACTACTGACCTGTACGATATAAAATTTACCGATGCCAATACCGGCTGGACGGTAGGCGCGAATGGCGTTATCCGTAAAACTACCAACGCAGGGGGTACCTGGACCGCCCAAACAAGCGGTACCTCGCAAACATTATACAGCATTTTTATGCTGAATTCCACTACCGGCTGGGCTGCAGGTACTACAGGTACCATTTTAAAAACCACCAATGGCGGTACTACCTGGACGGTTCAAACCACGCCTACTACCGACCCCCTGTTTTGTATATGGTTCAGCAGCGCCAACAACGGGTTTGCCATTGGTAACAATGGAACCATTATGATTACGCAGGACGGTGGTACTACGTGGGGCTATCAAACCAGCAATAATGGCGTGATCATGTACACCATTTTCATGTTAAGCAGCACCCAGGGCTGGATAGTTGGCGATAATGGCACCATGTTGAAAACGATCAATGCCGGTGGTTATACCTGGACGGCGCTAAACAGCGGTTCTACTACAATAACCTGGCGTGATATATTTTTTACAAATACTTCCACCGGCTGGATCTGCGGCGATGGCGGGAATATTCGTAAATCAACCAACAGTGGTAACACCTGGACCTCGCAAAGCAGCGGTACTACTAATAATCTTTGGAGTTTGCAGTTTGTAAATGCCAGTTCAGGATGGGCTATAGGTGCATCCGGAACCATTTGTACAACTTCCAATGGCGGCACTAACTGGGCTACCCAAACCAGCGGTACTTCAAATACATTACATGGTGTATATATGCAAAGTATTTCCCTCGGTTGGGCGGCCGGGGACAATGGCACCATTCTTAAATACAATGGTACCAGTTGGTCAGCACTGCCTTCCGGTGTCACCAATAATCTATACGATGTACAATTTATTGATGCCAATACCGGCTGGGCGGTGGGCTTTGGTGGTACCATTTTAAAAACCACCAATGGCGGTTCCAGCTGGACCGCTCAAAGTAGCGGCACAACTACCAACCTGTTGGGCTCTTATTTTGTTGATGCCAACACCGGGTTTGTTGTAGGGGAGAATGGTGTTATGCGTAAAACCATCAATGGCGGTTCTACCTGGACCAGCCTCGGCAGCGGTACCACCAATCATTTGAATGATGTTATGTTCGTAGATGCGAACAATGGCTACACGGTAGGCGTTAACAAAACGATCAGGTATACAGCTGATGGCGGCGTTACCTGGACCACCCAGGCAAGCTCAAACCCCAGCGAGATCAGAAGTGTATACTTCGTAAATAGCAATATGGGCTGGACGGTTGGTCTTAATGGTGAAGTACAAACCTATTTGCTCGTGACCCTGCCACTCCATATCAGTTCTATCGAAGCTGCCAGTACGGATTGTAGTACTGCCCGGTTGCAATGGCAAACTACCGGTGATGCCGCTGCCGACAGGTATGAAGTAGAATGGTCTGCCGATGGTAATAACTGGCAAAATATTGGCGTTGTAAAGGCAACGGCGTCACCATCCCACTCATTCACGTATGGTGGCCTGATATCAGGTAATAACCTGTTCAGGTTGAAACTGGTTGAAAACAATGGCAGCTTTATGTATTCGAAGTTGTTAACGGTTTCGGCTAATTGTTTGGCTACAGCCACCGTTGCTACATACCCTAACCCAACTCATGGCGCAGTGATCCTTTCATTGAAGGATGCATCCCTTGTGGGTACTACAGCCCGGTTGGTTAGTTCGCAGGGGCATATCCTGAAACAGTTTACCATTAACAGCGTGAAAGAGGTTTTGTATTTAACCGGGTTACCAAATGGTACCTATTTCCTGACGACAGCCAATAAGCAATCATGCAGGATCATAAAACAATAA
- a CDS encoding Gfo/Idh/MocA family protein: protein MSKDYASTRRKFLKQLTTTSAMLAAGPFASIANEEKLEERIIRYQRPISANDTIRVALIGTGIMGHNDLQTALKVPGVELAGACDLYTGRLERMKELHGNDLYTTQDYRELLNKKDIDAVIIATSDHWHARIATDALRKQKHVYCEKPMVHKLWEGLPLIGAHRLSKKVMQVGSQRVSSIAYIKAKELYQAGEIGALNCVEATYDRQSAIGAWEYTIPTDASPKTVDWRRYLTGMPQMPFDPKKFFWWRNYKAFGTGMAGDLFVHLISGIHMITDSYGPTRIVSSGQLSYWKDGRDVPDVMTAIMDYPATKTHPAFQVMLRVNFISGGGDKSNIRLYGTEGMIELDGNGFTITHSMLPKAPGIGGYDSLNTFPTAMQEELKKQYNDRWTSDDQKRPEKAPVKYKVHDGYSEHLDHFTNFFDAIRNGTQANEGPEFAFRAAAPCLAANDSYFQKRIIYWDPVNMRLKA from the coding sequence ATGTCAAAAGATTACGCATCAACCCGCCGAAAATTTTTAAAGCAGTTAACAACCACCAGCGCTATGCTGGCTGCCGGTCCGTTTGCAAGCATTGCCAATGAGGAAAAACTGGAAGAACGTATTATCCGGTATCAACGCCCCATCAGCGCCAATGATACTATTCGTGTAGCCTTAATTGGCACCGGCATTATGGGACACAACGACCTGCAAACCGCCCTGAAAGTACCGGGGGTGGAACTGGCCGGCGCCTGCGACCTGTACACGGGCCGGTTGGAAAGAATGAAGGAATTGCATGGCAACGACCTGTACACTACCCAGGACTATCGCGAATTGCTGAATAAAAAAGACATCGATGCCGTGATCATTGCTACCAGCGACCACTGGCATGCCCGTATTGCCACCGATGCCCTTCGTAAACAAAAACATGTGTATTGCGAAAAGCCCATGGTACATAAATTATGGGAGGGCCTGCCACTGATTGGTGCACATCGGTTAAGCAAAAAAGTAATGCAGGTGGGCAGTCAGCGGGTAAGCAGCATAGCCTATATCAAAGCAAAAGAATTATACCAGGCCGGTGAAATTGGTGCGCTCAATTGTGTGGAAGCCACCTACGACCGGCAAAGCGCCATCGGCGCCTGGGAATACACCATTCCTACCGATGCATCGCCCAAAACGGTTGACTGGCGGCGCTATTTAACCGGGATGCCGCAAATGCCCTTCGACCCCAAGAAGTTTTTCTGGTGGCGTAATTACAAAGCATTTGGAACCGGCATGGCCGGCGATCTGTTTGTACACCTGATCTCGGGTATTCATATGATCACCGATTCGTATGGCCCCACCCGCATTGTATCGAGCGGACAACTCTCCTATTGGAAAGATGGCCGCGATGTACCCGATGTAATGACCGCCATCATGGATTATCCCGCAACCAAAACCCATCCGGCTTTCCAGGTAATGTTACGGGTGAATTTCATCAGCGGTGGCGGCGATAAAAGCAATATCAGGCTGTATGGGACCGAAGGAATGATTGAACTGGATGGCAACGGGTTTACTATAACTCATAGCATGCTGCCCAAGGCGCCGGGTATTGGCGGGTACGATTCGCTGAATACCTTCCCCACCGCCATGCAGGAAGAACTGAAAAAACAATACAACGACCGCTGGACGTCCGACGATCAAAAACGGCCTGAGAAAGCGCCGGTAAAATATAAAGTGCACGATGGCTACAGCGAGCACCTCGATCATTTCACCAATTTCTTCGACGCCATCCGCAATGGCACCCAGGCCAACGAAGGACCGGAATTCGCCTTCAGGGCCGCTGCGCCCTGCCTGGCCGCCAATGACAGCTATTTTCAAAAGCGGATCATTTACTGGGACCCGGTGAATATGAGGTTAAAGGCTTAA
- a CDS encoding aspartate kinase — MKIMKFGGTSVGKPERMHQVAQLITKDVSEPRIVVLSALSGTTNSLIAIGEAMASGNREQAKQLIDTLEAHYQSFIKELVKTDKLYVKAKGIVAEHFEFLNIILKISFSEALSKDILAQGELLSTKLFSVYLEEKGIDHMLLPALEFMTIDAQNEPQLSTIKVKLNRILQQNSDKKLFITQGYICRNSRGEVDNLKRGGSDYTASLIAAAANASVCEIWTDIDGMHNNDPRIVKKTVPVEQLSFEEAAELAYFGAKILHPTCIWPAQQQKVPVKLLNTMAPEALGTTITQEAGSVGVKAVAAKDGIITINIKSSRMLLAYGFLRKIFEVFEKYRTSIDMITTSEVAVSVTIDHGGNLTSIVKELEPFGTITVEHDQTIISVVGNEIAQTKDILSKLFDALTPIPVRMVSYGGSKHNVSMLVPSSYKTQTLQLLNKGLFGLE; from the coding sequence ATGAAAATCATGAAGTTTGGCGGTACCTCTGTAGGCAAACCCGAGCGGATGCACCAGGTAGCGCAACTGATCACCAAAGACGTCAGCGAGCCAAGAATTGTAGTGTTGAGCGCATTGAGCGGCACCACCAATTCTTTAATAGCCATTGGCGAAGCGATGGCCTCCGGAAACCGCGAGCAGGCCAAGCAATTGATCGATACATTGGAAGCACACTACCAGTCGTTTATAAAGGAACTGGTGAAAACAGACAAGCTTTATGTAAAAGCAAAGGGCATTGTAGCAGAGCACTTCGAATTTCTGAACATCATATTAAAGATATCTTTCAGTGAAGCCCTGAGCAAGGACATCCTGGCGCAAGGTGAATTACTCTCAACCAAATTATTCAGCGTATACCTCGAAGAAAAAGGCATCGATCACATGCTGCTGCCGGCGCTGGAGTTCATGACCATCGATGCACAGAATGAGCCTCAGCTAAGCACCATCAAGGTAAAACTGAACCGCATTCTGCAACAGAACAGCGATAAAAAATTATTCATCACCCAGGGTTATATCTGCCGCAACTCCCGTGGCGAAGTAGATAACCTGAAACGTGGTGGCAGCGATTATACCGCTTCGTTGATAGCAGCAGCAGCAAACGCTTCTGTTTGTGAGATCTGGACCGATATCGACGGTATGCACAACAACGATCCCCGCATTGTTAAAAAAACAGTACCGGTTGAACAACTGAGCTTTGAAGAAGCAGCTGAACTGGCTTACTTCGGCGCCAAAATCTTACACCCTACCTGTATCTGGCCTGCCCAACAACAGAAGGTGCCGGTAAAATTGCTGAACACCATGGCGCCTGAAGCGCTGGGCACCACCATTACCCAGGAAGCCGGTTCCGTAGGCGTGAAAGCTGTTGCCGCAAAAGATGGCATCATCACCATCAACATCAAAAGCAGCCGCATGCTGCTGGCGTATGGTTTCTTGAGAAAGATCTTTGAAGTGTTTGAAAAATACCGTACTTCTATCGATATGATAACTACTTCTGAAGTAGCCGTATCGGTAACCATCGACCATGGCGGTAATTTAACTTCTATTGTAAAAGAACTGGAGCCATTTGGCACCATCACGGTGGAGCACGATCAAACCATCATTTCTGTAGTAGGTAACGAAATTGCGCAAACCAAGGATATCCTCAGCAAACTGTTCGATGCCTTAACCCCCATTCCGGTTCGGATGGTTAGCTATGGCGGCAGCAAGCACAACGTATCTATGCTGGTTCCTTCTTCCTACAAAACACAAACCCTGCAGTTGTTGAACAAAGGGTTGTTTGGACTGGAGTAG